The sequence GAACACAATTTCCATGCGGTACGATAGTTGGAGTGTTTTGCATCGTAAAGGGTTGGCAATGTTGTCCGTACTCCACGGAAGTGCCCGATCTTTGTTGCACCATTGACGATTTGAGGATATGCAGGAATCGCCGGATCTCGGACGGATACTGGTTGTGGATGACGACGCGGACGTGCTCCAGGCGGCGCGACTGCTGCTGCGCAAACACGCCGAACACGTGCACACGGAAAAGCGGCCGGAACACATTCCGGCCCTGTTGCAGAACGACAACTACGACGTCATCCTGCTGGACATGAACTTCACCCGGGACGTGTCCAGCGGGCGGGAAGGCTTCTACTGGCTGGACCGCATCCGGGAAATCAATCCATCGGCCGTGGTCGTTCTGATCACGGCGTTCGGAGACGTGGAAATGGCGGTGAATGCCATCAAGGCGGGGGCCACCGACTTTGTGCTCAAACCCTGGCAGAACGAGAAATTGATTGCCACGCTGACTTCGGCGCTCCGGCTGAGTTCGTCCCGTCAGGAAGCCAACGCCCTGCGCGAACAGTCCCGGATGCTGTCGGATGACCTGGGAAACCGGTATCGCGACTTCATCGGCAAGTCCCCGGCCATGCGCAACGTGTTCGTGCAGATCGACAAGGTGGCCGGAACCGACGCCAACGTCCTCATCCTGGGCGAGAACGGGACGGGCAAGGAACTGGTGGCCCGGGCCCTGCACCGCCAGTCCAAACGCGCCAACGAGGTCTTCGTGAGCGTCGACATGGGCGCCATCACGGAAACCCTGTTCGAAAGTGAGTTGTTCGGCCACCGCAAGGGCGCATTCACCGATGCCCGCGAGGACCGTCCTGGCCGGTTCGAAATGGCATCCGGAGGCACGCTCTTCCTGGACGAAATCGGCAACCTGCCGTTGCCGTTGCAATCGAAGCTCATGACCGTACTGCAGCAGCGTCAGGTGACCCGCGTGGGGGACAATCGTCCCCACAGCGTGGATGTCCGGCTCATCTGCGCCACGAACGAACCCATCCACGAACGGGTACGGGAGGGTGCGTTCCGGCAGGACCTGCTCTACCGGATCAATACCGTGGAAATCCGTCTGCCGGCCCTGCGGGAGCGCCTGGAGGACATTCCGCTCCTCGTGGAGCATTTCCTGGAGATGTTCGCGCGCAAGTACAACCAGTCGGTGACGGGCATGAGCGACGGTGCGCTCCGCAAGTTGGAGTCCTGGTCCTGGCCGGGCAACGTCCGGGAACTGGAGCACATGGTGGAGCGGGCGGTCATCATGACCGATTCGACCACGCTGCAACCCGAAGATTTCCTGTTCACGTCGGCCCACGACATGGGCGCGGACGGACTCCTGTTCGACTCGTTCAACCTGGAGGATGTGGAAAAAACCGTGGTCCGGAAAGCCCTGGACAAGCACGCAGGCAACATCTCGAAGGCGGCGGACGAACTGGGATTGACCCGGGCGTCCCTGTACCGCCGTCTTGAGAAATACGGACTCTGAGCGTGCGGAATTTCAGGATCCAGATCATCGCCAGGATCATCCTGATGGCCATCACGACGGTGGGCATCGTGTTCCTGGGTTGGATGAGCTCATCCTTCATGGCGGCGGGCCTGTTGACGGTCGTCCTGATCTTCCAGATCACCGCCCTCGTGCGCCATGTGGACCGGACGAACCGGGACGTTGCCCGCTTGCTGCGCTCCATCCGCTATTCCGATTTCTCGCAGACGTTCTCGGCCCCCGGGTGGGGCAGCAGTTTCAAGGATCTGAATGCGGCCCTGTCGGACGTCATGGATGACTTCCGCACCGCCCGGTCCGAGACCGAGGAACACTACCGGTTCCTGCAGACCGTCATGCATCATATCGGCGTGGGGTTGATTTCGTACCGGTCAAACGGTTCGGTAGGACTCATCAACAATGCGGCAAAACGGTTGCTGCGGGTGCAATACCTGAACAACATCGCCATGTTGTCTGAATTCAGTCCGCAACTCGTGGAAACACTGAGTCGGATTTCGTCCGGCGAGAAGCGCATCGTGAAAGTCGTCGACGGCGACGAGCTGCTGGAGCTGGTCATCTACGGCACACAGTTCAAGATGCGCGGTACGCCCTACACGCTCGTTTCCATCCAGGATATCCAGACGGAACTGGAGGAAAAGGAGATCGAAGCCTGGCAGAAACTGGCCCGCGTGTTGACGCACGAAATCATGAACTCCATCACACCCATCTCGTCACTGGCCACTTCCGTCCGGGAGTTGTTGGATGATGGGCTTCCATCGCACGCATCGGACGTACGGGAGGCCGTGCAGACCATCGAACGGCGCAGCCAGAGCCTGCTCGGATTCGTGCAGGCGTACCGGAGCCTGACGCGCATTCCCCGCCCGGACCTGTCCATTTTCCCCCTCCGCCGCCTGTTGGACGATGTGGAACTCCTGTTCCGCAACGAGCTGGCACAGCACGGCATTGCGTTCGAGACGTCCATCGATCCGTCCGAGCTCGATCTCACGGCCGACAAGAGCCTCATCGAACAGATCCTCATCAATCTCGTCCGGAACGCCATCCAGGCCCTCCACGGGACCGAACGCGGTACCGTCCGCGTTCGCGCCTTCCTTGGAGATCGGGGGCGGCCGGTGATCCAGGTGACCGACAATGGCCCGGGCATTGAGCCCGAAGCGCTCGAAAAAGTGTTCATTCCGTTTTTCTCGACGAAGAGTGACGGGTCGGGAATCGGGCTCAGTTTGTCGCGCCAGATCATGCGGGCACACGGAGGAACCATGGGAATCAAATCAAACCCTGGCGAGGAAACCACGGTTACCTTACGTTTCTGACATGGCACGCATTGTTTACACTGGCGACACGCCGGCCAAGCGCCGGAACGCCCACATCCGGTCATGCGCGGAAGTCATCCGCCTGCTTGCGGAACGGCCGGGTTTCGGTGAGGAAGAGCAGGACATGACCGCTTTCCTGGTATTCAGCCTGCGTGGCATCCACGATACCATAGAAGAGAGTGCCCTTGCATGGGACGACCGGAACTACTGGAAAAAGTCCGAGGCGCTGCGTCAGAAATGGCGCTGGTCGCACCATGCAGCGAACGACCTCGAGAAAATGGTGGTGGCGGGGCAGTGGTTCGACATTCCCGTGAAGCTTATTGAGTTGATACCTCACTTCGCGGATGTTACCATATCCACCATCACTCGTGGTCCGGACTGGTGGGTCGGAGCACGTCGGGCACTCATGAAACAGCAATCACCGTGATAAAGGACAGGACAGCTCTTGCCGCCGGAGTGCTGCTCGTATCGCCGCCCATGAGTGCGGATCCCCACTTCAGCCGCTCCGTCGTGCTGGTGTGTGAGCATTCAGGTGCCGGCAGTTTCGGACTCATCCTGAACCAACCGCTGACGGTCACCATGGACCAGTTGTTCGATGAGTTGATGGCCTTCAGCGACGAGGTGGGGTGGGGTGGTCCCGTCCAACCCGATACGCTTCATTTCATTCACCGCGGTGATGAACTCATTCCCGAGGCCATTCCCGTCCGGGAAGGCATCATGTGGGGGGGCGATTTCGACATGGTCCGCGCCCGGATTGTGGACGGGGGCCTGGACCCTGATGATATCCGGTTCTTCCTGGGATACGCCGGATGGTCGCCGGGCCAGTTGCAGGCCGAAGTCGATGCCGGTGGCTGGATCGTGACGCAGGCGACCGAAGACTATGTATTCGATACGGCCGAGGACGATCTCTGGCAGCAGGTCCTCCGCGGGATGGGCGGGGCGTTTGCCATCCTGGCAAACGCCCCCGAACACCCATCACTCAACTGATGCCCGGACGATCTTCGGGGAGATGGCCGGGAAATTCCCGTACGAGAACCACAGGTCGCCCGACGCTGCATCGAGGGTCATGTGACGCACCAGGGAACGGGGTGTCGGATAAGGGTGGACCGTGAACCGTTCCTCGGCGATGTGGAATCGGAGGAGCGCATCGGCCGCCGCTGTGGCCACCCAGACCCAGCCCCGTTGGGCATCCACGCGCACGATGTAGGGGAGCGCATCCTTGATGGGGAGATCGTATTCGGTGAACCGCTCCGTGTCCGGGTCGAACCGGGCCAGTTTCCCGGAAGCATAGAGCGGAATCCAGATGGTGCCGTCTGGAGCCACGTCCGGTCGACGGGGACCACTGTAGGATGTGGGGAGCGGATAGAGGGTGAAGGCCCCGGTGGAGGGTACGAACTTCACCAGGTTGCTGCCTACCAGTTGCGTGCCCCAAAGCGTTCCGTCGGCGTCGGCCCGGAGCCCATAGGGTATGGTGCTGCCTCCATCGGGCATGGGCTCGGACGGGACGTTATAGACCTGGACGTCTCCGGTGGACGGATCCAGGTAGCCCATGGTCTCGGGGCTTTTCGAGAAGTGGCCGTTGAACCAAATGCGTCCGTCCGCCGTGCGCACAATGCTGTGCGGATGCATGCCGATGTCGTACGTGTCCCAGGAGCCATCCCCGGGGTCGCGTCGGGCAATCTTCTGCGGTCCGCCCAGCAGGACCCACCAGGTGCCGTCGGTATCGATCGTGAGCGCCCGGGGGTTCACCTGTGGGACCGGAATGGCCGTCCGTTCAAACGTGCCATCGGCTGGATTGAGGGTGTACATGCTGCCGGACAATTGCCCCGTGATGACCAGATGACCGTCCGGATCCGGTTCCAGGTCGTGCGGAATGTCCAGCCGGTTCGGGTAGACGTACTCGGTGAACGTGACCCCATCGTCCCCCGGGGGCAACGGGTCGGGTTCGGGGACGGGAGCAGTTTCGTCACCCAGGGCAGCGACGAGCCATCGCGAGGTCACGGCGGATTGCCGGCTGGGCGACATGATGGGGAATGCCGTATGGGCTCCGGCAAATCCGAGCATCTGGTCGATCCGGGCATGCCATTCCTGTTCGCTCTTCAGCCGGTCCCCCGTGGTAATCTGCTGGCGATCGAACTGGTGGCACCCGGTACAGTCCAGGATGAACTGGCGCTTGAACTCCCCATCGGGCAGCAGCTGGAGGTATCGGCTGCTGGGCGCGGACGCGGAGGTGGAGGCAGAGACGGCGGAGACGGCAGCGGCGGTGGACGGCTGGTCGGTGCGGGGCGTCTGGCTGCCGGTCAGCACGACGATGGCCGCGCCGACGACAGACAGGGCCAGGAAACGGAAATACATGGCGATGGGAAACGGGGATGTGCACGTCGGGGGGACGCGTGACCCCTTTTTCGAAATGTAACCCGGGAAGTTACATTTTCAGTCCACCCTGCTGGTGCGGAAGGGCAGGTTCAGAGGTCGCCCAGCTGCGGCCGCAACAGGATTTCCTCGACGACCGTGCGGTCCGACATCAGGTACGCGGACACCACGGCCCGAGCAATGTCCTCTGCCGGCATGAGGCGCTCTTCGTCGATATCCGAGCCGTCCCATGACGGCGTGAACGTTCCACCCGGCAGGATGGACGTGACGCGGATGCCGGATGTCTTGAGCTCCGTGCGGAGGGCCCGTGCCAGGCCGAGCATGGCGTGTTTGGTGACACAGTAGGCCAGACCACCCGGGTAGCCTTCAATGGACGCGACCGACGCCATGAACAGCAACATGCCGCTGCCACGCTGGACCATGCCGGGGAGGAGGGCGCGGGACAGCGTGAAGGCGCTCATGACATTCACGTCCCACTGCGCCTGCATGACCGCCTCCGTGACATCGGCCATTTCGCCCGGGGCGAAGATGCCCGCGTTGTTCACCACGCAGGTGGGCACACCGTGCGCCGTTACCGCCTTCGCCGCGACGTCCTGCAGCACGGCCGTCTGGGTGACATCGCATTCGAAGACCGACACGTGGGCACCGTGTGCGCGGCACCGGACGGCGGTTTCTTCCATTTTTACGGTGTTCCTGGACAGCAGCGACAGATGAACGCCCGGTACGCTCCCGGCAAAGGCGACCGCCGTCGCCGCCCCGATTCCCTGGCTGGCGCCCGTAATGACAATATGGTGGGCGGTGTGGCTCATTTTCCGTTGATCAATTTGAAAAACTCGGCGCGGGTGTGGACGTTGTCCAGGAAGGGACCGGACATGGAACTCGTCGTAGTCACCGAATTCTGCTTCTGCACGCCCCGCATGACCATGCACAGGTGCGTGGCCTCGATGACCACCGCCACGCCCTGCGGCTTCAGTGCGTCCTGGATGGCATCGCGGATCTGGATGGTCATCCGTTCCTGGACCTGCAACCGCCTGGCGAAGACGTCCACGATGCGGGGAATCTTGGAGAGCCCCACGATGTGCTGGTCCGGGATGTACGCAATATGGGCCCTCCCGAAGAACGGAACCATGTGGTGCTCGCACATGGAATACAATTCGATGTCCTTGACCAGGATCATCTCGTCGTAGTGTTCTTCAAAGACGGCACTCCGCAGGATTTCCCGGGCATCCTGGCCGTAGCCCTGCGTGAGGAAAAGTTGTGCCTTGGCGACGCGTTCGGGCGTTTTCAGCAGGCCCTCGCGGGTCGGATCCTCTCCGATGGTTTCCAGGATGGTCCGGACACTCCTGGACAGGGTCTCGACGGCTTCGGCGTCGTACTGCAGGCGTTCATCAAACAATTTCATGGCGTTCCTTGGTATTCAGCGACGTTCCGCTCGGTTTCGTAGAGCCTGATGGCGTGCAGTCGGCCGGTCGGCAGCTGGTCTTCGAGACGATTCCAGAAGGCCACGACGAGGTTTTCCGATGTAGGCACGATGCCCTGCAGGAAGTCCACGTCCAGATTCAGGTTGGCGTGGTCGCAATGGGAAACAATCCGTTCTTCAATAATGCGCTTCAGCACGCCCAGGTCGATCACGTAGCCGGTATCCGGATCGGGCTCGCCCGCCACCGTCACTTCCAGCGTGTAATTGTGTCCGTGCCAGTTCGGGGAATTGCACTTGCCGAAGGTCTCCCGATTCCAGGCATCGGATTTGTCCGGGTTGTGCAGCCGGTGGGCGGCATTGAAGTGGACCTTGCGGGTCACGAGGATGGTCGGCATAGGCGCAGTATTAAAACGTTCACAAATGGAATGTGATCGGTTTGAATGCGTTCCCGCGAAGATCGGTTGGGGATGCTCCAGGCCCTATATTGGAACGCTTCAGGTGCAAAGTTCACAATTCCATGACTGACAAAACACTTTTTGAACGGATTGCGGACAAAGAGATCCCGTCCGACATGGTTCATGAGGACGACCTGTGCATTGCGTTCAGGGACATCAAGCCCCAGGCGCCTACACATATCCTGATCGTTCCGCGCAAACCCATTCCGTCGCTGGATGATCTGACGCCGGACGATGCGGCCCTCGTGGGCCACCTTTTCGTGGTCGCACAGGGGATTGCCGCGAAGGAAGGCCTGGCGCGGGGGTACCGGACCGTCTTCAACTGTGGCCCGGACGGTGGACAGGAAGTCCCGCATCTCCACCTGCATCTGCTGGGCGGTCGTCCATTGACGTGGCCTCCCGGATGAGACCCGGGACGGCGGTTGTGCGAACAGGCCTCGGGTTGCTGTGCATGATCATGCTGGCCGCGGGGCAGGCGTCCGCCCAGGTGGTTCTGGAAACCGGGTTCGAGCGGGACGTGAACCGCTACCGGTGGGAGGGGCTGGCCCGGGCCGATGTGACCAGCGGACCCTGGGTCATCGGGATGCGCAACGCCTTCCGCAGCGACGCCTATCTGCTTTTCGACAACCGCCTGAGTTTCCGGGACGAAAACCGCTTCAGGATGGATGCGGTGAAGAACACCGACCGGTTGCTGGATTTGACCGTCCGCTCGACGGCGGATTGGTTCAGCCTCAGTCGGGTGTACCATCAAGATGCGTGGGTGGGACTGCGTCACCTCAGCGAGCAGGGATGGTGGGTGGAGCCTGCGGCCGGCCTGACCGTGGACGCCCGCCCGGGTGCCCTGTCCGGAACGGGCGAGGCGCCCGTCCGAACGGATGCCGGCCCGGCCGCTGGCCTCGCCTTCGGCATGCCCATGCGGGAGGTGGGAGGATACGCCACACAGGTCGACGGGCAGTTCCAGGTGCAACGCATGGCCCCCCGTGCCGGGAGGGTCGTCCGGCTCCGGGCCGCGACCGGTCGTACGTTTGCCCGGACCACCGTGAATGCCGACGTGGAAGTCGCGTCGTTGCGCCGCGATGCCTACCAGGCGGCGTCGTTCCTGAACCGCGACGAAGCCGCCGTGCGGCGAGCGGAAACCGTCGAGTCCACCGTGAGCGATACGTTGTTGGTGGGCGTCGGGGTATCCACGCAGATCACGGACGCCCTGGATGCCGTGCTGCGCGTGGATGCCGGATTGAATGCCCGCAGGGTACGCTCCCTCCGGGCCCCGTCCGATGCCCTCGTGTTCGATTCCGATTTCGGGCGCCAGACGGTGAGGCTGGATCTGGCGGCACGGTGGCGGTTCGGCAGCGGATACGTCCGCGCCGGCATGAACGCCGGGGCCGAAGTGGAGGAGCGGCAACTGGACAACGCCGCCGATCTGCCGCCGGCGCAGGCCGCCCAGAAACTGACCCTGTTGCGTCAGGCGGATTACGACCGGGGCTTCCTGGGGCTGTCCATCACGGGGCTCGTTCCGGTGTCCGGCCGGTGGGTCGTCCAGTTCGACGGGTCGGCGAACGTCCTGCAGCACGACACGCCGGAGGTGAATCCGGACGACCGGGACGAGTTGCTGTACAACGGAAGCGTCGGATTGGAATACCGTGCATCGCCGGCGTGGACCTTCTCGACCCGGATGTTCGGAAGCTGGTTCCACACCGTCTATCTGAGGGCGGCCCGGTCGGCCGACAACAATACCCAGCGTTCCATCCGGCTGCGGCCGGCGCTGACCTGGCAGCCCTCCCCGGACACCCGGATCCGCCTGGAATCGGAAGTGCGGGCCACCTACACCGTGGATGATTTCCTGCTGCCGGGCCGGCGTCCGACGGACCAGTCCGCCCGGGAAATGCGCTACCAACTGGAGGCCGAGCAGGGCATGGGTGACGGATTCCGGCTGAAACTGGATGCGGCCTATTCGGACCTCCGGCTGGGCCGGTTCCTGGCCGGTGAGTTCGCCGAAATCCCGTTCGACACGCTCCGGACCTGGAGTGGCTGGGTGCGCGTCCAGACCGGTGGGCGGATTACCGCCGAAATCGGCATCCGGTACTTCATCCGGAGCGACTACGACCGGGCGGCGTCGGTCAGGTACGGGGAGGGAGGCGCGTCCATCACGCGTTCCGGGCGCCGCCGCATTGACCAGATCGGCCCCACCACGTCCATCCTGTGGCCCATGCGCAAGGGCACGTCCATCCGCGTGGACGGGTGGGCCGTGGTGCAGCGGGTGTCCACGCAGCTGTATGGCGCCTTGCCCGAGGAACAGGCCGATGTCATCCGGCGGGCGGCCGATCGGGGTACCCGCAGCCTGATTCCCAATCTGACGGTTTCCATGCTCGTATATTTCTGACCACCATGATTACCGTCGGCGTCACGGGAGGCATTGCCTCCGGAAAATCCACCGTTTGCGAGCGGCTCACGGGCCTCGGCGCCCGCATGTTCCATGCGGATGCCGAGGCCCGTGAGCTCATGGTGCACGACGCCGACGTACGGGCAGGCGTCATCGCGGCGCTCGGGGCGGAGGCGTACGCCCCGGATGGGGGGCTCAACAAGACCTGGATTGCCGACCGGATTTTCGGGAGCGAAGCCGACCGGCGGGCCCTCGAGGCCGTGGTGCATCCCGCCGTGGGCGTCCGTTTCCGGGCGGCCAAGCAGGCCGCCGAGGTCGCCGGATGCCCCATGCTGGTCAAGGAACAGGCCGTGTTTCCGAACGAAGCGGCCCGCGCGGACGTGGATCACTGGGTGGTCGTCGAGGCGACCCCGGGGGCGCGGCTGGACCGGGCTGCCCGGCGGGCCGGGCAGAGTCCGGACCAGGCCCGCGCCCGCATGCAGGCCCAACCGGATGCCACCACGTATCGATCCATTGCCGACACGGTCATCGTGAACGACGGCACCCTGGAAGACCTCCGGGCCCGCGTGGATGACCTGTGGGAGACCTTGACCGGAAGGCCCGCACATGCCTGATTTACACGAATCCACCGTGCCGCCCGCATTCCCCATCCCCATTCCCATCGGGGCGCGGGTCCCCCGGCGTCCGGCCCACCGGTGGGTCCGGCGCGTGCTGCATGCGGCGGGCTGGCAATTCGAAGGGGAAGTCCCGGACGCGCCCAAGTTCGTGCTCATTGCCGCACCCCACACGTCGAATTGGGATTTCGTCCTGGCCATGGGAATCGTTTTCGGGATGGGGCTGGACTTCCACTGGATAGGGAAGCACACGCTGTTCCGGGGTCCGTTCGGACCCCTCATGCGCTGGGCCGGGGGTATTCCGGTCAACCGGCAGCGCCCCGGGCGGCTGGTCCCGGACACCATCGAGGCCTTCCGGGCCCACGACCGGTTCGTGGTCGGGCTGTCCCCGGAAGGGACGCGGCGGCGGGTAGACACCTGGAAAACGGGATTCCACCGGATTGCCGCTGGCGCGGGTGTGCCCATCCTGCCCGCCTGGATCGATGCCCGGCGCAAACGCATCGGATTCGCCCCCCTGTTCTGGCCGACCGGCGATCGTGACGCCGACATGGCGCATCTCATGGAATGGTATGGGCAGTTTTCACGATAGTCGGGCTTAATTCCGCGCGCCCCCTGTCGATCCAAGACGTGACAGACCTGGTATCGACATGCAACATCTTCTATCGCTCTACGGCCGGACGATCAGTCTGATCATCCTCGTTTTCCTCATTTCGTTCGGGGTGGTGGCGCTCGCGTTCACGTCGGTGCAGGCCATGGAGGAGCGCGATCGCGTTCGCGTACTCCAGCACAATATCCTGAATGCCAATTCCACGGTCCGGGAGTTCATGCTTTCGCGGGATCCCGGCGAGGCCAAGGACACCGAGCAATGGCTTCAGAAGGCCGATGCCATCCTGCATGAAGGGGTCCGGGTCGAGAATTACGAACGGCTCCACAGTGAACTCCATCTGTACCTGCACTCCATCAACCAGTTGATCGAGGCGTATCAGACCCGCGGATTCTACGAGGAAGATGGACTGGAGGGCGAAATGCGGACCCGGTCGGCCAACTTGCACGCCATGTTTGCCGAGCGTGGCATGTCCCAGGCGGTCATCGAATTGCTCCAGGTCCGTCGCGCCGAAAAAAACTTCCTGCTGCGGGGCGGAACGGAATATGCCGATGAGCTGCATCGGCGCATCGTGATCCTGAATCAAATGGTGGAGGCCACCGACAGCCCGGAATTCGTGTCGACCGCCAAGGACGAATTGGCGCATCTGCAACAGGATTTTGACCAGATTGCCATGGTTACCGACAAGGTGAACTACGTCCGGTCGAACCTGGCCTTCCTGGCCGCCGCCATCGAGGACTCGCTGAGCAAGGTCATTGTGGCGGAATCGGAACGGACCGAGCGGTTCCTGTGGATCTCCCTCGGGCTGGTCCTGTTTTCGTTCGTCCTGGGCATCCTGTATGCCATGTATATTTCGAAATCCATCGTCAAGCCGCTCAGTCTGCTTGAAGCGGCCGCCCGCCGGATTGGCAAGGGCGACGACATTTCCGACCTCCAGCTGGACCTGGTCGGGGATCTGGAGGACCTGACGCGCGCGCTGCACGGCCTGTCGGACCAGATGCAGGGCCGCAAGGAAAACGAACGCCTCCTGGCCGAATCGGCCGCCGAACTCAAGGCCGTGAACAAGGAACTGGACGAGCGCAAGCGGGAACTGGAACGTCGGGCAGAAAAGCTGCACACCGTCGTGGAACGCCTGGAAGCCGCTCGCGAATCGGCCGAAGGCTCCGCCCAGATCAAGGCCGACTTCCTGGCCCAGATGAGCCACGAAATCCGGACGCCGCTGAACGGCATCATCGGCATGACCAGCCTGCTGGCCAACGAGGACCTGCGTCCCGACCACGCGGAAGTGATTGATGTCATCCGGACCAGCGGGGAGTCCCTGCTGACCATTGTGAACGACATCCTGGACTTCTCGAAAATCGAAGCCGGCGCGGTCATCGTGGAAGAGGAGCCCATGGTGGTTTCCGAATGCGTCGAGAGCGCACTCACCATGGTCGGACGCCTGGCCGCCCGCAAGGGGCTGGACCTGTCCTGCGACCTGGACGACAATGTGCCGCACAGCATTTTCGGCGATTCGGCGCGCCTGCGTCAGGTGCTGGTCAATCTCGTGGGGAATGCCGTTAAATTCACGGAAGAAGGCGAGGTCCAGATCCGCGTTTACCGCCCCGACCCGTCCCGCGATACCCTCCGGTTCGCCGTGGAAGACACTGGAATCGGCATTGCCGAGGCCCATCTGGAGGGCCTTTTCGAGCCCTTCCGCCAGGCGGAGGTGTCAACCACCCGCAAATTCGGGGGAACTGGACTCGGACTGTCCATCTCCCGGCAGCTCAGCGAACTCATGGGCGGCCGGATGTGGGTGGAATCGACGGTTGGCGTCGGGTCCACCTTCTTCTTCGACATCAAGGCTCCGACGGTGGAGTTGGCCGCGCCCTTGGCCCAGAACGTGGGTGCCCGGGTGCTCCTCATAAACGACCGTCCCCTGTTCAGTCGCGCCCTCATGCGGACCATGCAGGGATGGGGGGCCTTGGTCGATGTGGTTGCCACCGACGATGCCGCCACCGACATGCTGGCCCGTCGCGCCTACGACATGATCCTGCTGAACGATACGCCGAGCGGATTCGACGGCGTCGCGGTTCAGGCCGTGGCCCACGCCCTTTCGGAGCAGGCCGGAGAGACCCCCATTTGCATCCTGCGGCATCTGGGCGACCAGATGGGAGAACGTGCGGGTCTGACGCTGGCCAAGCCCGTCCGGCAGGAGGCCCTGCGGACGTTGCTGGCGGGATCGCTGTCAAATGGTTCCGAAAACACGGGATCGAACGGCACGGGGCCGAGCGCAACGGCGCCGGCGGCCGATCGGGCACCCGTCCACGCTTCCGGACCTTCGGCTCCGGTGCGCGTGCTGCTCGTGGAGGACAACGTGGTGAACCAGAAGGTGGGCAAACGGATGCTCCAGAAACTCGGATGCCAGGTGGATGTGGCTGAAACCGGGGAAGACGCCCTGATGGCCCTGGCCGACTTCGACTACCCGGTCGTGTTCATGGACCTGCAGATGCCCGGTATTGACGGACTGGAAGCCACGCGGCGCATCCGCAACGGCATCTGCGGCGAGCATCGACCGTGGATCATCGCCCTGACCGCCAATGCCACGACCGAGGACCGGAACCGGTGCCTGGAAGCCGGCATGGACGATTACGCGTCGAAACCGGTTCATCCATCGGTGTTGCGCTCGCTCCTGGAGCGGGCCGGGATGACGGTGGCTCCAATCAGTGCCGGAAGCAGTACGTTCACGCCGTAAAGCGCCAGGCTGGCGGCCACCAGCAGCGCCGGATCCCATCCCTGTACCGTCGCCCAGAACGCGGCGAGTCCTTCCCGGACGCCCAGGTCCGTGACCATGACGTTCGGGATGAATCCCTTGGCGGACAACACTATTCCGGCGCCGACCACCCGGTCCTGCACCGGTTCACGAAGGCCGAATGCCAGGAACAGGAGTGCGTACTGGGCAATCGTCACGCCGTAGCGCACCAGGAACAGCATCAACAGCACCCCCTGCTCGGACCCCGTCAGGCTGCGCGCGCCTGCCGGAACCCGGGACCGCAGGAACGGCAGTCGGCGCGCCAGGACGAGCATGACGTCCGGGTGCGCTCCCAGGAAGAACATGGCGGCGGCCAGCAGGATGCAGGCAATGCTTGAGGC comes from Rhodothermales bacterium and encodes:
- a CDS encoding YqgE/AlgH family protein, yielding MIKDRTALAAGVLLVSPPMSADPHFSRSVVLVCEHSGAGSFGLILNQPLTVTMDQLFDELMAFSDEVGWGGPVQPDTLHFIHRGDELIPEAIPVREGIMWGGDFDMVRARIVDGGLDPDDIRFFLGYAGWSPGQLQAEVDAGGWIVTQATEDYVFDTAEDDLWQQVLRGMGGAFAILANAPEHPSLN
- a CDS encoding SDR family oxidoreductase; translated protein: MSHTAHHIVITGASQGIGAATAVAFAGSVPGVHLSLLSRNTVKMEETAVRCRAHGAHVSVFECDVTQTAVLQDVAAKAVTAHGVPTCVVNNAGIFAPGEMADVTEAVMQAQWDVNVMSAFTLSRALLPGMVQRGSGMLLFMASVASIEGYPGGLAYCVTKHAMLGLARALRTELKTSGIRVTSILPGGTFTPSWDGSDIDEERLMPAEDIARAVVSAYLMSDRTVVEEILLRPQLGDL
- the folE gene encoding GTP cyclohydrolase I FolE, which gives rise to MKLFDERLQYDAEAVETLSRSVRTILETIGEDPTREGLLKTPERVAKAQLFLTQGYGQDAREILRSAVFEEHYDEMILVKDIELYSMCEHHMVPFFGRAHIAYIPDQHIVGLSKIPRIVDVFARRLQVQERMTIQIRDAIQDALKPQGVAVVIEATHLCMVMRGVQKQNSVTTTSSMSGPFLDNVHTRAEFFKLINGK
- a CDS encoding 6-carboxytetrahydropterin synthase, encoding MTRKVHFNAAHRLHNPDKSDAWNRETFGKCNSPNWHGHNYTLEVTVAGEPDPDTGYVIDLGVLKRIIEERIVSHCDHANLNLDVDFLQGIVPTSENLVVAFWNRLEDQLPTGRLHAIRLYETERNVAEYQGTP
- a CDS encoding ATP-binding protein, with the protein product MRNFRIQIIARIILMAITTVGIVFLGWMSSSFMAAGLLTVVLIFQITALVRHVDRTNRDVARLLRSIRYSDFSQTFSAPGWGSSFKDLNAALSDVMDDFRTARSETEEHYRFLQTVMHHIGVGLISYRSNGSVGLINNAAKRLLRVQYLNNIAMLSEFSPQLVETLSRISSGEKRIVKVVDGDELLELVIYGTQFKMRGTPYTLVSIQDIQTELEEKEIEAWQKLARVLTHEIMNSITPISSLATSVRELLDDGLPSHASDVREAVQTIERRSQSLLGFVQAYRSLTRIPRPDLSIFPLRRLLDDVELLFRNELAQHGIAFETSIDPSELDLTADKSLIEQILINLVRNAIQALHGTERGTVRVRAFLGDRGRPVIQVTDNGPGIEPEALEKVFIPFFSTKSDGSGIGLSLSRQIMRAHGGTMGIKSNPGEETTVTLRF
- a CDS encoding sigma-54 dependent transcriptional regulator, coding for MQESPDLGRILVVDDDADVLQAARLLLRKHAEHVHTEKRPEHIPALLQNDNYDVILLDMNFTRDVSSGREGFYWLDRIREINPSAVVVLITAFGDVEMAVNAIKAGATDFVLKPWQNEKLIATLTSALRLSSSRQEANALREQSRMLSDDLGNRYRDFIGKSPAMRNVFVQIDKVAGTDANVLILGENGTGKELVARALHRQSKRANEVFVSVDMGAITETLFESELFGHRKGAFTDAREDRPGRFEMASGGTLFLDEIGNLPLPLQSKLMTVLQQRQVTRVGDNRPHSVDVRLICATNEPIHERVREGAFRQDLLYRINTVEIRLPALRERLEDIPLLVEHFLEMFARKYNQSVTGMSDGALRKLESWSWPGNVRELEHMVERAVIMTDSTTLQPEDFLFTSAHDMGADGLLFDSFNLEDVEKTVVRKALDKHAGNISKAADELGLTRASLYRRLEKYGL
- a CDS encoding histidine triad nucleotide-binding protein, coding for MTDKTLFERIADKEIPSDMVHEDDLCIAFRDIKPQAPTHILIVPRKPIPSLDDLTPDDAALVGHLFVVAQGIAAKEGLARGYRTVFNCGPDGGQEVPHLHLHLLGGRPLTWPPG